The Vibrio tritonius genomic sequence GCAGCCAGAGGCGTTAATTTGTTCATTTTGTTCCTTTTAATAATTGCGCCAAACACTCTTCACCCATATAAGAGGTGACGATTTTCTTTAAACAGTGACGAAGTTGAGCTTTTTCTTCTTCGTTTAATGCTTGCTCAAGTTCATCTAATGCATTCATCGCTAGTGGCATGGCTTCGGCTACGAGTGCTCGCCCCTTGTCGGTGAGATACAACAAAAACGAACGGCGGTCTTCAGGATCAGGCTGACGTTTAATCAGGTCTTTCTTCTCCAAGCGATCCACCATACGGGTGATGCTGCTTTTATCGACATTCAACATCTTGCCGATGTCTGAAGGGCGGTAACTTTGAAACTTATAAATTTGAAACAGTACTTTCGCTTGAGTTGACGTTAACTCTTCCGACAAAGCGGGATACGCCAAGTGTTGGTCAAGCAAGCGATCTTTAACATGACAAGATTTCGCGAGCAAAAAACCAATATTATCAAGGATTAATGGAAAGCACTCTGGTTGTTCAGACGTTGTTGACATTGCTTATCACCATTTAGTTGTCATCCCAATAGTTGCTACTGCAACCAAATATAGTGATTTGGCTCATATAAGTCAATTAGCATTTCGTAATATTTACACAAGTAAATGTGATATTAACCAAGTCTCATAAGAAGAACGTCATCGCAATGTGTGAAGCGAATAAAATCGTTGAGGAAGCACACCAATTAAGGGCAACTGATTTAGGGAAATACGAGGAACAAACAGTGTGAAATGAAATCGTGGCAGAAGACATAACAAGATAATTCGTAAGCAGCTTGGCGTATATTGAATCAGAAACTGGCTAAGCTAAATGCTGCTTACTTAATGAAAACAATAGACAAATGACTACCAGTAACTTGCCAGCCACTCTCTGCCCATCGGCGTCACCAATACGACATAGCACCCGATATTAACAATGACAGTGAACCAAAGAATACTTTTAAACGGCTGCTTTTGCGTCTTGTGGCGAAACACTTTTTGCCCTAATAACGCGCCCGGCCAACCACCTAGCAGCGCCAACAAGTGCAGCGTTTTTTCTTGGACGCGCCAATCGTCGCGTTTAGCTGCCCTCTTGTCTTTGAAGTAACAGAAAAACGTGATCACACTGAGCACAGCATAGCCTAGCAAAACCCAATAAGGCTGCTGAAACCAATAGGTCACCACACCAACCAAAACGAAAAACAAGAGACTCACTAAGCCATTAAGAGAAAACATGAACACCAAACCAAACCTTATTTATTCTGGCAGGCAATGTAGCTTGTTTTACAAGGTGAGGCAATGATGGTTGAAGTTGGCTTTGGGATGCGAACTTTTACATGATAAATCGCTTTTGAATAAGACCAGAAATAGCAACAGCATTATCCTATAAGATACCAATAAGGCTTTTATTTATACTCTTTTGAGAAAGTTAACTTGGTTCACTACTCTAACCAATTCATCTCTATCATTAGATTTGCATAATCCCGATTCGACAGCACCTATTTCAGGGTTATCACACAAGGTCACTCTCAGCTCATACTTTTTAATTAACAAATAACTTATTAAAAAGAATAGCGGAACAGCAACTAGAGCACTGAGTGGATAAATCATAAAGAATGAAAAGCCAAATACTACAGCAATCGATAATGCTCGTTTCATCTTTGTTGAGTTGTTGTACTCAACAACTCGGATGTCCATAATCTTTTCAATCTCAAGCGGTATTGATGAATGCTTACAACAAATAGCTTCTGAATCAATCCACACCAATTGCTCAGACATAATCTCTCCCAGCACGACTTAGCAATATCCCATTCACAATAAGTTCAGCCACATGAGTCTGCTCACGTATTGCTTATATCTCTGTAGAAATTCATCTTAGGCGTGAATGGTTTATTTATGGAATAGCGTAAATTGCAAAGTTACTTTGCTTTTTTATCGCCATTACGCTTAGTCATATTGTTCATCACTGGTTATCCTGAGTCTCTGGGCGACGCCAAATAAAAAATGCGCCAATTCCCATCCCTATCGCCGCAACCGCAAGCCACAGATAAGCAACTTTCATGACCACCAGCAGTGTAAAACACGCCAACATAGAAAGAGCGGAATGCACTTTATTGCGTCTTGAGATCACCCCGCCATGTTGCCAATTATCGATGATGCGGCGAAAGTACGGCACTGACATAATCCACTGATGAATGGTCGGCGACCCTTTGGCTGCCGCCCAAGCGGCCAGAATAACAAACTCCGTTGCAGGTAATCCCGGCAGCAAAATTCCCAACACCGCCATGGCAAGACTGGCAAGCGCTAAAAGCTTATACAGCCACATGGAGAGCGCCGAACGCTTATTAACTTCAACTGTCATCGTCTTCATCGATTCCTAACTCCCCTGCCAGAACCTTATCCACATGAATGGTTTTTTCTCGCGCTCGGTTTGATGCCACCACTTGAATGGTTTTAGGCGACAATAGTGACGCAAAAGGTGTTAACCCCTCGGACTGACGACAAAGCTGCACCACGATCACTGCGTTTTGATCATCTTCGCTATCCTCTTCAGGCATATCAGCACTGAAATTTTTACCCGTACTAAGTTCAGGACAGATACCATCTAATGCTCCGCGCCTTAGTGGACGCCACGCCATACTGCGATCCAATTTCACATTGTAGATATAGAGTTCATACTCCCCGATATCCGCTTCTGGCATGTTTCGGGCAATCAATAGATTCAAGTCCTTAGCACTGATATAGCGCTGAATAGAGATAATAGAAGCTAGGTTGTGCGACATTCGGTCGTAGTGACTACGCAGTTGGCTTACCGTGTAGAGATCGGCAATGATGGCCACCGCCCCCACGAACATTCCCATCATCAGCGTCAATTCAATCAGAGCCAGTCCTTTGGCTTTACGTAAACTGCCTCTCATGATTCATCCTCATCGTCATCAATAACCAAATCACCTAATACTTGTTGGAATTCATGCTGATACGATGTTCCCAAATTGAAAAGCGAAGGTAATGGGGTGATGAACGTTTGCTGTAACGTCAAGGTCAGGTTTAACACTGGCGAATTGGTATAGTCCGGCGTTTCCTCACTATCACTGCTGCTGTCACGGCTGTCGTCGCCGCTTTTGGTTGATGAACCAGAAAACTCGCCCAAATTAGAAAACGTGTGCACCTCTAACGAGACATTCTCTTCATTCACCAAGCCATAAGACTGATTCACGATCTTATCGGTAATCAACTGGTTAAGCTGATTTTGCTTTAGGGCGTAAAAATTGTCTTCAAAGCGCAGTTGTTGCACCGAACGTTCCAGTGACGTGTTGACTGCGATGATCACCAGCGCAATTCTGGCTAACTCAAAAAACATCACCAAAATAAACAGCAATACCGGAAAAATCAGCGCAGCTTCAACCGACACGATTCCCCTTTGTTTGCGCTCAAACACACGCAGCGACCTTGCCATCAATGTTCCTCCGCCAAATTCACTGGCGTTTGACTGAGTGCGGCAATTTCTATGCTGAGCGGTGTTCCTTGCTCAACACGCTGGCGCAGCTGTTCAAATTGGGCGATCGCACGTTCGGTTTGCGTCGTCGGCAATTCACTGCTTAACACTTGGCGTGCTTTATCGGTTCGCTCACCCAAAATGTAAGCCAATGCTAAATTCAACTTACCCGACAATGGCAAGGTATTTTGCCTTGCTCGCAGCAATTCTATCGTGCGATGAGTATCGCCACTGACCAAATAAGTCATGGCTAGGTTATTGAGAACCATAGGATTATTAGCATCCACCTTCATCGCACGTTGCAAATAAGCCAACGCATCGGCTGTACGTCCTTGATAATTGGCAATCACACTTAACCCATTTAACGCCGTCGCGTTATTGGGATTATGACTTAGCACCAGTTCAAAGTGACGCTGCGCTTCTTCTCGTTGTGCCAATTGCAAATAAGCTCGACCCAAGCCAAGTTCAATCGCCTCGCTTTGCTGCGGTTGAATGTTCTTTCCTAGTGCTTCTTGCGCTCGTTGATAAAGATGAATCGCCGTTTCCGCTGGAACCACTAACGCCGCAACTGACGCGTATTCCAATAGATACGCATCGCTCAGTTCATGCTTATCATCCATCTTTTGGTACACCTCATAAGAAGCTTTATAACGACCGTTATCACGCAATAAATGCGCCAGAGTCAACGCTTCTTGCGCTTCTCCTTGCAGCGGTTTAGACGCAGCATTGAGGTTGACCGGTTGAGTTGCACAACCGCTCAGTAGTGCCAATACAAGGCCAGTTAATATCAGTTTAGTGTTCATTATTATGCTCCTTAATTGGCCAAAATCCGTACGATACGCACCATAGCGGGTGCGCCCATCATCGCGATCACTGGTGGCAAAATCAGGGTCATTAGCGGCACACTTAACTGAGCCGGTAACTTACCAGTTTTCTCTTCCAGCTCTAGTACCAAGGCTTTACGACTCTCTTCAGAAATGGTTTTCAATGCTTGAGATAATGGTGTGCCGTAACGTTCCGCTTGTACTAATGTCGCCACCATGGCGGAAATGTTGTCAACGCCACAACGCTCAGCCAGATTTGTCAGTGCTTTACGGCGATCGGTCAGAATTTGCATTTCCATGTAGGTGTAACCCAATTCTTGCGCCACTTCAGGGGCAGAGAACATCAACTCTTTGGAAATCACTTTTAAAATGCGAGCGAGCGGCAAGCCGGCCTCAGCACAAATCACCATCAAATCAAGGGCATCAGGCAAGTCATTTGATAGGCGTTCACCACGGCGCGCGGCGCGCACTTTTAGCCACAACTCAATAAAAAAGCCACTAAGGAACATCAGCATCAAGCTCCCCGCAAGACCAGTCAGCGTGAGGCGATGCCCTGCATCCAAGCCAAAGAGCAAAAACGACATCACCAACACCACACCAGTAGCGTATTTACTGGACGTGAGCAGACCAATAAAGCGGCGGTCTTGAAAGCCTGCCATCGCCAATAGTCGGTAGGTTTTCATCCGGTCGGATTGAGTGCCCGCTAAGCTCTCACCGGCTTTAGCAAAACCGAGCAGGAAAGGGAAACGTTCAAAAAGTGGTTGATTCACTGCGCGCTGCAGATCTTCATCTTTGCTTTGTTCTTGTGACTCAGTGGTATTTAAACGTTCTGACAAAGTGACCTGCTTCGAAAAACAGTAGATGCCCATCAGCACTAGCCCTACAGCTAAACAGATCAATCCCAAGCCAAGAAACAACACGTTAGATTCCATCATCGCAGCACTCGCTTAATCATAAAGTGAGTAATACCCAACCCAAGAGCCACGCTGCAGACCGCGTAGATCAAGACACTATTGCCGGTGGGATCATTAATTAAAAATTCAAAATCTTTAGGGGAGTTAAACGCCATGTACGCCAAAGAGAGCGGTGCAAGTAACGCCACAATGGTGGCAGAAGCACGAACTTCCGATGTTTTGGCTTTGATTTTTAACGCTAACTCTTGGCGATCGCGCAAGGTTTCACTTAGCTTTTCCAAAGTGTCACTGAGCTTGCCGCCCGTCTCTTGGTTAATCACCAAAATCACCACGAAAAAGCGATATTCGTTTAAAGGCACGCGCGCAGCAGAGTCACGCATCGCTTCACGCAGCGGAACCCCGACTTTAAGCCAGTTATCAATCAACATAAATTCAGTGGCTAACGGGCCTGGTAAGTTACTCGCCACCATGGCAAAGGTATTGGTGACAGGTACGCCCGCACGTGCAGCGCGAATAATCGCATCAATTGCTTGGGGCAAATTTTGCTTAAATTCATGAAGATGGCGTTTCATCGCACGAAAATAGGCAAACCACACCAAGGTGACAAAGAAAATCACCGTTAATCCCAACGCCAGCAGTAAAGGGGACGTAGAAGATTTCGCAACAAAGATGGCGACCATAAACGATGGCGCCAGCAACATCAGTGCCCGTTTTTTCCAGGCGTCTTGCCAGCCCAAAAGCGACAAATCCATCCAAAACCGCTGCGCTGCTTTGCCAATTAGAGGCAAAGAAGAAAAACGCTCCGCTTCGATAAAGCGTCGAATTTCATCTTCTTGTTCACTCTTTTCTTCTGTTTGCGGGCCAATGACTTTTTCCCTTAATTGGGAGAAAAAGGCAGTGCGCGATTTCTTCTCGTTGTGCGCTACCACAGCGTAACGCACACTTAAAATTGAACTGAAGATCAGCACAAACAGGGCTAATGTGATGAGATCCCACATTATTCATACTCCCTAAAATAGTGAGCATGTGAGCTGTAGAAATTGGGCTGCAAACCCGATGAGACATAGTTACCAATCACTTTGCCGTGACGATCGATTTCCTGAGTGGCAAAACCAAACAGCTCTTGCGTTTGAATCACATCGTCTTCCATACCGCACACTTCGGTAATCGACACCACGCGACGACCACCATCACTCATGCGCTCAACTTGGACGATCAAATCCACCGCGCTGGCGATTTGGCGACGAATCGCCTCAAGCGGCAACTGCATGTTGGCCATCATCACCATGTTTTCCAAACGCATGATCGCATCTCTGGGTGTATTGGCGTGCACAGTACAGAGCGAACCATCGTGACCGGTGTTCATGGCTTGCAACATATCGAAGCTCTCTCCGCCACGCACCTCACCCAAAATAATCCGGTCAGGACGCATACGCAGTGCATTTCGCACCAGATCGCGCTGATCGACTTTGCCTGCCCCTTCGGCGCTCACTGGGCGCGTTTCTAAACGCACCACGTGAATTTGTTGCAGTTGCAGTTCGGCGGCATCTTCAATGGTGATGATACGGTCTTCATTACTGATGTTTTGTGATAACGCATTGAGCAGCGTGGTTTTACCCGCACCAGTACCACCAGAAATAATCACGTTTAAACGCGCTTTCATCGCTCGTTTTAAGATGGTGATCATCTCGTCGTTCATCGCCCCTTTGTCGGCCAGAATTTCGAGTGACATATTGCGTCGCATGAATTTACGAATCGAAATAGTAGTACCATCAAGCGCCAAAGGATGGGTAATGATGTTCACACGGCTGCCATCTTCCAAACGCGCATCCACCATCGGATGGGTTTCGTCGATACGACGCCCTACGCGCGCAGCAATACGCTGGGCAATATTGAACACGTGCTCTTCATCAATAAAATGAATCGGTGTCAGCACCAATTTGCCAAAGCGCTCAACAAAGACCTGTCCCGCACCGTTGACCAAAATATCGTTGACTGAATCGTCGGCCAACAGAGGTTGAATCGGCCCAATACCGATCATCTCGTTGAACATCGTCTGGCTAATGTGGCGCTCTTCTTCTGCAGAAAACTGCAAACGATGGGTATCGCAAATCGAGCGGATCAAATCGTTGATCTGCTGCTGCAATTTTTCTGGCTTCATCGACGCCACTTTCATCGGGTCGATCTGCTCGTAAAGATAATCGCGCACCACACGTAAGTGGGCATTGGCTGCGGCAGACTCGTTACTCGCTTGCTGTGAAGTACGCTCTACCTTCGTCAGCCCACTCTCTTGCGCAGGCTGGCTTGGCTCACTTTCTCGTACAGGTTCGCGCACTCTATTACGCGGCATTTTTAACATCATGATGCTTTCCTCTCAAACACAGTTGAGAAGAGCGCTAAGAGATTACGCTTCTCTTTTTTTACAGTGGGACGACCACATGCTAGATCCACCAAATGCGCTAATGCCGAGCTAAATTCGCCTAACTCAGAGACCTTTAACGGGCCTTTAAGCAGCTGCTGTTCCAATACCTTACCCGCGGTTGGCAATTGAAGATCGATACGACGACCGATGAATTTTTCAAACTCTTGACGGCTGATCGATTGAGACGTCTCTTGACGCAGATTCGCCACGATAACAATGCGCTGACCGTCCGTTTCATCGCCGATATTCTCCAACAGGCGCAAGGTATTACGCGCTGCAGTGACAGTGTAATCGACTACGATAATGCGGCTCTGCGCACAGTTAAGTACCTCAAGCGCACCTTGTGGTTGGCTTGCAGGCAAATCCCACACCACTTGATTAAACATTTGGCACAAGGTTGCACCAAGAGTTAGCACGTGGTCGTCAGCTAATCGTTCCTCCGCCACTTGATAGTTTGGCACTTGGTTAAGCAACGACAATTTATCCGACACTTGGGTCATCGAACGGTGCAAATAACGCACATCCAGATTGTCTGACTTGAGAACGCCATCCAAACCGCCATCTTGATTGATGCCCGCCAGTAGACCTAAACAGCCATTGGTACGGTCGTAATCGACCAGCGCCGTTGAAATACGTGACTGATTAGCCAACATTTGCGCAATACCAAATGCGATCGTTGACGTTCCTAATCCCCCTTTCACGCCAGTGACAGCAATTGTTCGTCCGATTAATTGCTCTTCAAGCACGCCTTTTTTCATGCAGCTTAACGTCGCGGCGAGGCGATCTAAGGTGATCGGTTTTAGCAGGTAGTCAAAAATGCCTTGCGCCAACATATTGCGATACAAATCGAGGTTAACCTGCGAGCCTAAGGCAACGATTTTGCACGTTGGGCCAGTCACTTCAATCAAGCTGGCTAAGCTCTCTAATGGGTAGTGCTCCTGATCGATATCAACAAACATCGCCATAGGGATTGCGTTGTCTTTTACCCATTGCGTTGCCTTTTCCACATTGCCGAGAAACACATTTTCCGGCGCACAGTTAAGGCGTTGAAAATCCTCGGCGTACAAGGCCACCTGATCTTTTTGAGTCGTAAACAGGACAATCGAACCGAGCTCATCTGCTGTGTATTGGAGTTGTTGTTCACTCATGATGCTCACCTCGTGGTTAGTCTTCGTTGAAATCGATATCGAGCAATTCTTTTAGCTCATCTTCTTGGTAACGCTTAACCGCTTGTAAAGCGGCTTCGCCATCGCCTGGCCCAAGCTCCTTGGCACGTAATAAATCGGCAGGGTCGCTCACCATGCGCGCAAGGTTAGCGCGCGTTGCACAGCCTAAAGGACCAATCGCTTCATAGGGTTTTATCGTCCATGTGCTCGCATCGTGAATCCGACAATCTGGCACGGTAACCACCAATGCCTGCGACTGTACGCGCAAGTCCCACTGCGCCTTATCGGCTTGATAAGTCATCGGCAAAATACGCACATCAATTACGCCAGCCTGTTGCAGTGCGGCATGCAATTTGTTGGCAAACTGCTGGCCATCATTGGAATAAGGCTGAATCGTGAGCTGCTGCTTGGACAATCTGCCCTGATTGGTCAGCAACGAGTTGAGATTTTGCATCGATTCAGGGCTTAATCCCTTGTGTTCAGTGAGTTGCAAAGAGACGGCGGATACCGTCGGTGCCACTTTAATCGGGTAGTTTTTTCCGCTTGCAACGGTTTCATCACCTTCACGCCAATGGTTGATGGTTTGCTCACATCCGGTCAGCAGAACACATGCAATCGCTAAAGAAATGGTTAAACGCATAATGTCACTCCCAGATGATTAAAATAGGTAGCCAGCAGAGGCTTTTTCAGGAATCGAGTTATCCAGCGGTTTAATGCCTTTACCCGGGGTTTGCAGTTCACCCGCTTGAGTAGGGCTGACCACATATGCGGTGGCGATGATCACCAGCTCAGTCTCTTCTTTCTCGTTAGATTCCGATTCAAAAAGACGGCCTAGCATCGGGATATTGCGCAGCCCAGGTACGCCATTGACGGTTTGGTTAACGTTAGAGCGCAGCATGCCTCCCAGAGCAAAGCTCTGTCCGCTCGCCAGCTCGACAGTGGTATCAGCGCGGCGCACTTTAAACGCTGGGATAACATTACCCGCTAACTCAACCGATCCCTCATCAGAGAGATCGCTCACTTCTGGCGCAATGTGCAAACTAATGCGATTTGGCGACAGCAGGGTTGGTGTCATGCGCATGATCACCCCGTACTGTTTGTAATCGATAGTGATGTTGTTGTTGGTCATGATGATGATTGGCACTTCACCACCTGCAGCAAAGCCAGCGGTTTCACCGGACATGGCGGTTAGGTTCGGCTCAGCCAAAATGCTCGCCATACCATTCGAAGAGAGCGCCGTTAATACGCCTGCCAATTTGCCGCTATGAGAAACACCACCTGCCATTGCATTGGTGACGGTGCTACCGGAAAAGACGCCCGTTGTGGCATCAAACAGAGAGGTGCCAGTATTGCGGATAAAGCTGTTGCCGTTATCAAGCAAGGCTTCCCAGCTAAAGCCCAGTTGCGAACTCAAGCTACGCGCCACTTCGACAATACGGACACTGATATTGATTTGCGCCGACAGTTCCACTTTCAATTGGTTAACCACGCGCACCGCCGGACCTTGACCGCCAGGCGCCCCTTGGCCACCTTGACCACCACCGCCCTTGTCGTCAGAAGATCCACCAGTAAAGGCAGTAATCGCGTCAATCACTTGTTTAGACTGTTGGGGAGTTTGCACAGAGCCGCGAACAATGATGCCGTTTTCCGTTGAACGCATCAGCTTAACGTTGGCACCTTCAATTTCGGTATTGATCTGTTTAGTTAACAAAGGCAAATCAAAATCCGCTTGAATAGTGGCAGCGAGAACTACTTTGTCCTCACTGTTAAGCGCATATAAGGTGGTGCTGCCTGCGCTTTCTGCATACACAAAAATGGTATTGGTAGATGGCGTATGAAAACTGGCCACTTTTGGATCAGCAATAAGAACGCGTGTCACCCTTTCAGGCAAGGTCAGCAAAGTACCATGTTTTACGGTCAAGGTAATCTTGTCCGTTACTTTGGCTTGCGAAAAAGCCTGAGCTGAGGACATGGTCTGCGGCGTGGTTTGACCCGCAGAGGCAGCTTGTGCCACAGTCATTCCGTAGCATGCGTTGAGCAGCATAAAAGCCGTAAAGAGTTTTCTTGAAGAGTGAAAAGTCTTCATTAACGTTATTTCCTTTTATTCACAAGGCTGTGAGAGATATGGGTAGGCTAAGCAATCTAGTTAGAGACTTGAGCTGCTTTCATGACTGAACCTTGATATTGAATGACGGTCGCCGCTGGACTCTGTAATTGTTTATAAACATCGGTCGTGTCAC encodes the following:
- a CDS encoding type II and III secretion system protein family protein — translated: MKTFHSSRKLFTAFMLLNACYGMTVAQAASAGQTTPQTMSSAQAFSQAKVTDKITLTVKHGTLLTLPERVTRVLIADPKVASFHTPSTNTIFVYAESAGSTTLYALNSEDKVVLAATIQADFDLPLLTKQINTEIEGANVKLMRSTENGIIVRGSVQTPQQSKQVIDAITAFTGGSSDDKGGGGQGGQGAPGGQGPAVRVVNQLKVELSAQINISVRIVEVARSLSSQLGFSWEALLDNGNSFIRNTGTSLFDATTGVFSGSTVTNAMAGGVSHSGKLAGVLTALSSNGMASILAEPNLTAMSGETAGFAAGGEVPIIIMTNNNITIDYKQYGVIMRMTPTLLSPNRISLHIAPEVSDLSDEGSVELAGNVIPAFKVRRADTTVELASGQSFALGGMLRSNVNQTVNGVPGLRNIPMLGRLFESESNEKEETELVIIATAYVVSPTQAGELQTPGKGIKPLDNSIPEKASAGYLF
- a CDS encoding type II secretion system F family protein → MWDLITLALFVLIFSSILSVRYAVVAHNEKKSRTAFFSQLREKVIGPQTEEKSEQEDEIRRFIEAERFSSLPLIGKAAQRFWMDLSLLGWQDAWKKRALMLLAPSFMVAIFVAKSSTSPLLLALGLTVIFFVTLVWFAYFRAMKRHLHEFKQNLPQAIDAIIRAARAGVPVTNTFAMVASNLPGPLATEFMLIDNWLKVGVPLREAMRDSAARVPLNEYRFFVVILVINQETGGKLSDTLEKLSETLRDRQELALKIKAKTSEVRASATIVALLAPLSLAYMAFNSPKDFEFLINDPTGNSVLIYAVCSVALGLGITHFMIKRVLR
- a CDS encoding tetratricopeptide repeat protein, which gives rise to MNTKLILTGLVLALLSGCATQPVNLNAASKPLQGEAQEALTLAHLLRDNGRYKASYEVYQKMDDKHELSDAYLLEYASVAALVVPAETAIHLYQRAQEALGKNIQPQQSEAIELGLGRAYLQLAQREEAQRHFELVLSHNPNNATALNGLSVIANYQGRTADALAYLQRAMKVDANNPMVLNNLAMTYLVSGDTHRTIELLRARQNTLPLSGKLNLALAYILGERTDKARQVLSSELPTTQTERAIAQFEQLRQRVEQGTPLSIEIAALSQTPVNLAEEH
- a CDS encoding MarR family winged helix-turn-helix transcriptional regulator, yielding MSTTSEQPECFPLILDNIGFLLAKSCHVKDRLLDQHLAYPALSEELTSTQAKVLFQIYKFQSYRPSDIGKMLNVDKSSITRMVDRLEKKDLIKRQPDPEDRRSFLLYLTDKGRALVAEAMPLAMNALDELEQALNEEEKAQLRHCLKKIVTSYMGEECLAQLLKGTK
- a CDS encoding type II secretion system F family protein, with translation MMESNVLFLGLGLICLAVGLVLMGIYCFSKQVTLSERLNTTESQEQSKDEDLQRAVNQPLFERFPFLLGFAKAGESLAGTQSDRMKTYRLLAMAGFQDRRFIGLLTSSKYATGVVLVMSFLLFGLDAGHRLTLTGLAGSLMLMFLSGFFIELWLKVRAARRGERLSNDLPDALDLMVICAEAGLPLARILKVISKELMFSAPEVAQELGYTYMEMQILTDRRKALTNLAERCGVDNISAMVATLVQAERYGTPLSQALKTISEESRKALVLELEEKTGKLPAQLSVPLMTLILPPVIAMMGAPAMVRIVRILAN
- a CDS encoding TadE/TadG family type IV pilus assembly protein, which produces MARSLRVFERKQRGIVSVEAALIFPVLLFILVMFFELARIALVIIAVNTSLERSVQQLRFEDNFYALKQNQLNQLITDKIVNQSYGLVNEENVSLEVHTFSNLGEFSGSSTKSGDDSRDSSSDSEETPDYTNSPVLNLTLTLQQTFITPLPSLFNLGTSYQHEFQQVLGDLVIDDDEDES
- a CDS encoding CpaF family protein — encoded protein: MMLKMPRNRVREPVRESEPSQPAQESGLTKVERTSQQASNESAAANAHLRVVRDYLYEQIDPMKVASMKPEKLQQQINDLIRSICDTHRLQFSAEEERHISQTMFNEMIGIGPIQPLLADDSVNDILVNGAGQVFVERFGKLVLTPIHFIDEEHVFNIAQRIAARVGRRIDETHPMVDARLEDGSRVNIITHPLALDGTTISIRKFMRRNMSLEILADKGAMNDEMITILKRAMKARLNVIISGGTGAGKTTLLNALSQNISNEDRIITIEDAAELQLQQIHVVRLETRPVSAEGAGKVDQRDLVRNALRMRPDRIILGEVRGGESFDMLQAMNTGHDGSLCTVHANTPRDAIMRLENMVMMANMQLPLEAIRRQIASAVDLIVQVERMSDGGRRVVSITEVCGMEDDVIQTQELFGFATQEIDRHGKVIGNYVSSGLQPNFYSSHAHYFREYE
- a CDS encoding CpaD family pilus assembly lipoprotein; this translates as MRLTISLAIACVLLTGCEQTINHWREGDETVASGKNYPIKVAPTVSAVSLQLTEHKGLSPESMQNLNSLLTNQGRLSKQQLTIQPYSNDGQQFANKLHAALQQAGVIDVRILPMTYQADKAQWDLRVQSQALVVTVPDCRIHDASTWTIKPYEAIGPLGCATRANLARMVSDPADLLRAKELGPGDGEAALQAVKRYQEDELKELLDIDFNED
- a CDS encoding DUF1294 domain-containing protein, which encodes MFSLNGLVSLLFFVLVGVVTYWFQQPYWVLLGYAVLSVITFFCYFKDKRAAKRDDWRVQEKTLHLLALLGGWPGALLGQKVFRHKTQKQPFKSILWFTVIVNIGCYVVLVTPMGREWLASYW
- a CDS encoding YbaN family protein, encoding MKTMTVEVNKRSALSMWLYKLLALASLAMAVLGILLPGLPATEFVILAAWAAAKGSPTIHQWIMSVPYFRRIIDNWQHGGVISRRNKVHSALSMLACFTLLVVMKVAYLWLAVAAIGMGIGAFFIWRRPETQDNQ